From one Ooceraea biroi isolate clonal line C1 chromosome 7, Obir_v5.4, whole genome shotgun sequence genomic stretch:
- the LOC105277624 gene encoding transcriptional activator protein Pur-beta isoform X3 has protein sequence MSDRESLDDQPQKYGNPGGMDAGGADFDSGQQGQQSEQELATKMLQIQSKRFYLDVKQNRRGRFIKVAEIGADGRRSQIYLALSTASEFRDHLSTFSDFYASLGPPNPENVPDDGKLKSEMMVKDNRRYYLDLKENSRGRFLRVSHPVSQTITRGGPRTQIAIPAQGMIEFRDALTDLLEEFGTDDGGFKGDLPEGRYMRVDSKNFYFDIGQNNRGIYMRISEVKTNFRTAITVPEKSWARFRDIFADYCEKMKEGGGGVSSSGGGGGNVLSEGKGSVVAQVPSPSSNTQPNPNPNLDSPLIK, from the exons ATGTCGGACCGGGAGAGCCTGGACGATCAGCCGCAAA AATATGGGAATCCAGGCGGCATGGATGCTGGAGGTGCTGACTTCGATTCTG GTCAGCAGGGCCAGCAGAGCGAGCAGGAACTGGCGACGAAAATGTTGCAGATTCAAAGCAAAAGATTCTACCTTGATGTAAAACAAAACAGGCGTGGAAGGTTTATCAAAGTCGCCGAG ATTGGAGCTGATGGAAGAAGAAGCCAAATCTATCTGGCACTCAGCACAGCATCGGAATTCCGGGACCACCTGTCGACGTTTAGCGATTTTTACGCATCTCTAG GTCCACCAAATCCAGAGAACGTGCCAGACGATGGAAAACTCAAGTCAGAGATGATGGTGAAGGATAATAGGCGATATTACTTGGACCTCAAGGAGAATTCTCGCGGCCGTTTCCTGCGGGTGAGTCACCCT GTGTCGCAGACGATAACGCGGGGAGGTCCTAGAACGCAAATTGCGATACCTGCTCAAGGTATGATAGAGTTTCGCGACGCGTTAACGGACCTTCTCGAGGAATTTGGCACTGACGATGGTGGCTTCAAAGGCGACCTGCCGGAGGGCCGTTACATGCGCGTGGATAGCAAGAATTTCTATTTTGATATCGGCCAGAACAACCGTGGCATCTACATGAGAATTTCCGAG GTGAAAACGAACTTTAGGACAGCCATCACCGTGCCAGAAAAGTCCTGGGCGCGTTTCCGTGATATCTTCGCAGACTACTGCGAGAAGATGAAGGAGGGCGGCGGTGGTGTtagcagcagcggcggcggcggcggaaaTGTATTGTCCGAGGGGAAGGGCTCGGTGGTGGCACAGGTACCATCGCCATCCTCGAACACACAGCCTAACCCCAATCCAAATTTAGACTCTCCCCTAATCAAGTGA
- the LOC105277624 gene encoding transcriptional activator protein Pur-beta isoform X1: MYRCTDYRSIDRMFKSRIFQGDLSPVPIPGSLQQSSQQGQQSEQELATKMLQIQSKRFYLDVKQNRRGRFIKVAEIGADGRRSQIYLALSTASEFRDHLSTFSDFYASLGPPNPENVPDDGKLKSEMMVKDNRRYYLDLKENSRGRFLRVSHPVSQTITRGGPRTQIAIPAQGMIEFRDALTDLLEEFGTDDGGFKGDLPEGRYMRVDSKNFYFDIGQNNRGIYMRISEVKTNFRTAITVPEKSWARFRDIFADYCEKMKEGGGGVSSSGGGGGNVLSEGKGSVVAQVPSPSSNTQPNPNPNLDSPLIK; encoded by the exons ATGTACAGGTGCACAGACTACCGTAGTATCGACAGGATGTTCAAGAGCAGGATTTTCCAGGGCGATCTCAGCCCCGTCCCAATTCCAGGCAGCCTGCAACAATCCA GTCAGCAGGGCCAGCAGAGCGAGCAGGAACTGGCGACGAAAATGTTGCAGATTCAAAGCAAAAGATTCTACCTTGATGTAAAACAAAACAGGCGTGGAAGGTTTATCAAAGTCGCCGAG ATTGGAGCTGATGGAAGAAGAAGCCAAATCTATCTGGCACTCAGCACAGCATCGGAATTCCGGGACCACCTGTCGACGTTTAGCGATTTTTACGCATCTCTAG GTCCACCAAATCCAGAGAACGTGCCAGACGATGGAAAACTCAAGTCAGAGATGATGGTGAAGGATAATAGGCGATATTACTTGGACCTCAAGGAGAATTCTCGCGGCCGTTTCCTGCGGGTGAGTCACCCT GTGTCGCAGACGATAACGCGGGGAGGTCCTAGAACGCAAATTGCGATACCTGCTCAAGGTATGATAGAGTTTCGCGACGCGTTAACGGACCTTCTCGAGGAATTTGGCACTGACGATGGTGGCTTCAAAGGCGACCTGCCGGAGGGCCGTTACATGCGCGTGGATAGCAAGAATTTCTATTTTGATATCGGCCAGAACAACCGTGGCATCTACATGAGAATTTCCGAG GTGAAAACGAACTTTAGGACAGCCATCACCGTGCCAGAAAAGTCCTGGGCGCGTTTCCGTGATATCTTCGCAGACTACTGCGAGAAGATGAAGGAGGGCGGCGGTGGTGTtagcagcagcggcggcggcggcggaaaTGTATTGTCCGAGGGGAAGGGCTCGGTGGTGGCACAGGTACCATCGCCATCCTCGAACACACAGCCTAACCCCAATCCAAATTTAGACTCTCCCCTAATCAAGTGA
- the LOC105277624 gene encoding transcriptional activator protein Pur-beta isoform X2, with product MYRCTDYRSIDRMFKSRIFQGDLSPVPIPGSLQQSSQQGQQSEQELATKMLQIQSKRFYLDVKQNRRGRFIKVAEIGADGRRSQIYLALSTASEFRDHLSTFSDFYASLGPPNPENVPDDGKLKSEMMVKDNRRYYLDLKENSRGRFLRVSQTITRGGPRTQIAIPAQGMIEFRDALTDLLEEFGTDDGGFKGDLPEGRYMRVDSKNFYFDIGQNNRGIYMRISEVKTNFRTAITVPEKSWARFRDIFADYCEKMKEGGGGVSSSGGGGGNVLSEGKGSVVAQVPSPSSNTQPNPNPNLDSPLIK from the exons ATGTACAGGTGCACAGACTACCGTAGTATCGACAGGATGTTCAAGAGCAGGATTTTCCAGGGCGATCTCAGCCCCGTCCCAATTCCAGGCAGCCTGCAACAATCCA GTCAGCAGGGCCAGCAGAGCGAGCAGGAACTGGCGACGAAAATGTTGCAGATTCAAAGCAAAAGATTCTACCTTGATGTAAAACAAAACAGGCGTGGAAGGTTTATCAAAGTCGCCGAG ATTGGAGCTGATGGAAGAAGAAGCCAAATCTATCTGGCACTCAGCACAGCATCGGAATTCCGGGACCACCTGTCGACGTTTAGCGATTTTTACGCATCTCTAG GTCCACCAAATCCAGAGAACGTGCCAGACGATGGAAAACTCAAGTCAGAGATGATGGTGAAGGATAATAGGCGATATTACTTGGACCTCAAGGAGAATTCTCGCGGCCGTTTCCTGCGG GTGTCGCAGACGATAACGCGGGGAGGTCCTAGAACGCAAATTGCGATACCTGCTCAAGGTATGATAGAGTTTCGCGACGCGTTAACGGACCTTCTCGAGGAATTTGGCACTGACGATGGTGGCTTCAAAGGCGACCTGCCGGAGGGCCGTTACATGCGCGTGGATAGCAAGAATTTCTATTTTGATATCGGCCAGAACAACCGTGGCATCTACATGAGAATTTCCGAG GTGAAAACGAACTTTAGGACAGCCATCACCGTGCCAGAAAAGTCCTGGGCGCGTTTCCGTGATATCTTCGCAGACTACTGCGAGAAGATGAAGGAGGGCGGCGGTGGTGTtagcagcagcggcggcggcggcggaaaTGTATTGTCCGAGGGGAAGGGCTCGGTGGTGGCACAGGTACCATCGCCATCCTCGAACACACAGCCTAACCCCAATCCAAATTTAGACTCTCCCCTAATCAAGTGA